A single window of Channa argus isolate prfri chromosome 10, Channa argus male v1.0, whole genome shotgun sequence DNA harbors:
- the LOC137134157 gene encoding E3 ubiquitin-protein ligase RNF38-like isoform X2 has translation MEDSPSPKRQRLSQQSMLDLNSGPPSTPSSPIRPWELPPSRRQHPHYMPERCHTPGRNRRSPPMRRQRGRRDRLTRHHHHAHNNHHHYNSNNNNNNHHHHHPNAHHHHHHHLHSHHGPSPSHQDENYRHPAPTQGYTPYSQQPPRGPGPGPEERPGYHTSNPSPRPLHQSPNLSPRILHPGAHPHPHPSQQHSSVMLDLHEQGPAPVSYPLSPPGAPPGLPPRSAPQQIPACSVVFSGQHYPVCSVPPPVLQTCSVQHLPMPYPFPSLLSSDPAFLLPPPHLPHPPAHLSHHPAHLPQPGQFGPYPTQQARSPLQRIENDVELLGEHLSLGAGLHYPPAPHPALTPHSTQLHFLSHDPLPQEFFGVSYPNFIPRRLPGRRYRSQQPLPPSPYHPSLLPYFLSMLPVQPTGSAISLELDVDDGEVENYEALLNLAERLGEAKLRGLTKGDIEQLPSYRFNPNNHQSEQTLCVVCMSDFESRQLLRVLPCSHEFHGKCVDKWLRANRTCPICRADASEVQRDSE, from the exons ATGGAAGACAGCCCAAGCCCAAAAAGGCAGCGTCTTTCCCAGCAGTCTATGTTGGATCTGAACTCTGGTCCTCCCTCTACTCCCTCCTCTCCAATTCGTCCCTGGGAGCTGCCACCCAGTCGCAGACAGCACCCCCACTACATGCCAGAGAGATGCCACACGCCGGGTCGCAACCGTCGTAG CCCTCCAATGAGGCGTCAGCGTGGCCGGAGAGACCGTTTGACCCGCCACCATCATCATGcccacaacaaccaccaccactacaatagcaacaataacaacaacaaccaccaccatcaccacccaAATGCacaccatcatcaccaccaccacctacACTCTCATCACGGTCCGTCACCCAGCCACCAGGATGAGAACTACCGCCACCCGGCTCCCACTCAGGGCTACACACCCTACAGCCAGCAACCTCCCCGTGGGCCTGGGCCTGGGCCTGAAGAACGCCCAGGGTACCATACTTCAAACCCCTCCCCGAGGCCCCTCCACCAGTCACCCAACCTTTCACCTCGGATACTGCACCCTGGGGCCCATCCACATCCACACCCTTCCCAGCAACACAGCAGTGTGATGCTGGACCTTCACGAGCAG GGACCAGCTCCAGTGTCGTATCCTCTGTCTCCACCTGGAGCGCCGCCAGGCCTGCCGCCTCGCTCCGCCCCTCAACAGATCCCAGCATGCTCAGTGGTCTTCAGTGGACAGCACTATCCAGTCTGCAGTGTCCCTCctcct GTCCTTCAGACTTGTTCAGTTCAACACTTGCCCATGCCTTACCCATTCCCATCACTGCTGTCTAGTGACCCAGCCTtcctgcttcctcctcctcaccttcCCCACCCCCCAGCACACCTTTCCCACCACCCAGCTCACCTGCCTCAGCCTGGACAGTTTGGACCATATCCAACACAGCAAGCCCGATCG CCATTACAGCGGATAGAAAATGATGTGGAGCTGCTGGGCGAGCACTTGTCTTTGGGTGCGGGGCTTCACTACCCACCTGCCCCTCACCCTGCCCTCACTCCACACTCCACACAGCTTCACTTTCTCTCCCATGACCCCTTGCCACAGGAGTTCTTTGGAGTG TCCTACCCCAATTTTATTCCTCGGCGTCTCCCGGGGCGACGGTACCGCTCGCAACAACCACTGCCACCTTCGCCTTACCACCCCAGCCTCCTGCCTTATTTCCT tTCAATGCTGCCAGTCCAGCCCACAGGATCTGCGATCAGTCTAGAGCTTGATGTAGATGATGGAGAAGTGGAAAATTATGAG GCCCTCCTGAACCTCGCTGAACGCCTGGGAGAGGCCAAACTACGAGGGCTGACCAAGGGGGACATTGAACAGCTTCCTTCCTATCGGTTTAATCCAAATAACCATCAGTCCGAACAAACACT GTGTGTGGTGTGCATGAGTGACTTTGAATCGCGCCAACTGCTGCGAGTCCTGCCCTGCAGCCACGAGTTCCATGGGAAGTGTGTCGACAAGTGGCTGAGG GCCAACCGGACGTGTCCTATTTGTAGGGCAGATGCCTCAGAAGTCCAAAGAGACTCAGAGTGA
- the LOC137134157 gene encoding E3 ubiquitin-protein ligase RNF38-like isoform X1 yields MDPPRTRSRSRSGFFHFGMNGSVGSNGSSNSAGNGSLMNASGGGVSYAQQSNPGWAPHYGGRSYPDSQQQHAQGSYLSAGAQRHSSHVAHRHPGAGGVVHFHPDNVCSEDQDKMEDSPSPKRQRLSQQSMLDLNSGPPSTPSSPIRPWELPPSRRQHPHYMPERCHTPGRNRRSPPMRRQRGRRDRLTRHHHHAHNNHHHYNSNNNNNNHHHHHPNAHHHHHHHLHSHHGPSPSHQDENYRHPAPTQGYTPYSQQPPRGPGPGPEERPGYHTSNPSPRPLHQSPNLSPRILHPGAHPHPHPSQQHSSVMLDLHEQGPAPVSYPLSPPGAPPGLPPRSAPQQIPACSVVFSGQHYPVCSVPPPVLQTCSVQHLPMPYPFPSLLSSDPAFLLPPPHLPHPPAHLSHHPAHLPQPGQFGPYPTQQARSPLQRIENDVELLGEHLSLGAGLHYPPAPHPALTPHSTQLHFLSHDPLPQEFFGVSYPNFIPRRLPGRRYRSQQPLPPSPYHPSLLPYFLSMLPVQPTGSAISLELDVDDGEVENYEALLNLAERLGEAKLRGLTKGDIEQLPSYRFNPNNHQSEQTLCVVCMSDFESRQLLRVLPCSHEFHGKCVDKWLRANRTCPICRADASEVQRDSE; encoded by the exons ATGGACCCCCCGAGGACGCGATCTCGGTCTCGGTCTGGCTTCTTTCATTTCGGGATGAACGGCAGTGTTGGAAGCAATGGCAGCAGTAACTCCGCCGGTAACGGGAGCTTGATGAACGCCAGCGGAGGAGGTGTGAGCTACGCACAGCAGAGCAACCCCGGCTGGGCGCCGCACTATGGTGGTCGTAGCTACCCCGATAGCCAGCAGCAGCACGCCCAGGGGAGCTACCTGTCTGCAGGGGCACAGCGCCACTCCTCACACGTAGCCCATAGACACCCCGGAGCCG GGGGAGTGGTACATTTTCATCCAGACAATGTGTGCAGTGAGGATCAAGACAAA ATGGAAGACAGCCCAAGCCCAAAAAGGCAGCGTCTTTCCCAGCAGTCTATGTTGGATCTGAACTCTGGTCCTCCCTCTACTCCCTCCTCTCCAATTCGTCCCTGGGAGCTGCCACCCAGTCGCAGACAGCACCCCCACTACATGCCAGAGAGATGCCACACGCCGGGTCGCAACCGTCGTAG CCCTCCAATGAGGCGTCAGCGTGGCCGGAGAGACCGTTTGACCCGCCACCATCATCATGcccacaacaaccaccaccactacaatagcaacaataacaacaacaaccaccaccatcaccacccaAATGCacaccatcatcaccaccaccacctacACTCTCATCACGGTCCGTCACCCAGCCACCAGGATGAGAACTACCGCCACCCGGCTCCCACTCAGGGCTACACACCCTACAGCCAGCAACCTCCCCGTGGGCCTGGGCCTGGGCCTGAAGAACGCCCAGGGTACCATACTTCAAACCCCTCCCCGAGGCCCCTCCACCAGTCACCCAACCTTTCACCTCGGATACTGCACCCTGGGGCCCATCCACATCCACACCCTTCCCAGCAACACAGCAGTGTGATGCTGGACCTTCACGAGCAG GGACCAGCTCCAGTGTCGTATCCTCTGTCTCCACCTGGAGCGCCGCCAGGCCTGCCGCCTCGCTCCGCCCCTCAACAGATCCCAGCATGCTCAGTGGTCTTCAGTGGACAGCACTATCCAGTCTGCAGTGTCCCTCctcct GTCCTTCAGACTTGTTCAGTTCAACACTTGCCCATGCCTTACCCATTCCCATCACTGCTGTCTAGTGACCCAGCCTtcctgcttcctcctcctcaccttcCCCACCCCCCAGCACACCTTTCCCACCACCCAGCTCACCTGCCTCAGCCTGGACAGTTTGGACCATATCCAACACAGCAAGCCCGATCG CCATTACAGCGGATAGAAAATGATGTGGAGCTGCTGGGCGAGCACTTGTCTTTGGGTGCGGGGCTTCACTACCCACCTGCCCCTCACCCTGCCCTCACTCCACACTCCACACAGCTTCACTTTCTCTCCCATGACCCCTTGCCACAGGAGTTCTTTGGAGTG TCCTACCCCAATTTTATTCCTCGGCGTCTCCCGGGGCGACGGTACCGCTCGCAACAACCACTGCCACCTTCGCCTTACCACCCCAGCCTCCTGCCTTATTTCCT tTCAATGCTGCCAGTCCAGCCCACAGGATCTGCGATCAGTCTAGAGCTTGATGTAGATGATGGAGAAGTGGAAAATTATGAG GCCCTCCTGAACCTCGCTGAACGCCTGGGAGAGGCCAAACTACGAGGGCTGACCAAGGGGGACATTGAACAGCTTCCTTCCTATCGGTTTAATCCAAATAACCATCAGTCCGAACAAACACT GTGTGTGGTGTGCATGAGTGACTTTGAATCGCGCCAACTGCTGCGAGTCCTGCCCTGCAGCCACGAGTTCCATGGGAAGTGTGTCGACAAGTGGCTGAGG GCCAACCGGACGTGTCCTATTTGTAGGGCAGATGCCTCAGAAGTCCAAAGAGACTCAGAGTGA